One segment of Pseudodesulfovibrio sp. 5S69 DNA contains the following:
- a CDS encoding trehalose 6-phosphate synthase yields MAGIDHVELKTLKDFYALMAASRNLRRRAVAAILDGDSVDRDIPASLSNLLESLEAVPEEEGGKRLRLSGGRTISLDMGYEIDETRKDLFFLEEGEETFLEMLADFHPGFDDHVARGRELLHRVDLDSLVTDRDGTVNNYCARYLTSVQSVYNAVFLTRFARTHVDKPVILTSAPLDGLVRISVNPDGEFYYAASKGRECLDRDGRVRRLDISPDKQKAMDALNARLTELTGRPEYEKFTLIGSGLQFKFGQSTVARQDIGGSIDTIESEAFLTTLEALVAELDPDGRNFRIEDTGLDVEIILTVETEGEGLKDFDKGDGVKFLNGELGLGLADGIGLICGDTGSDVPMLEAALALSPETRAIFVTRKEDLAERVTGLTGAALIVPEPDMLVTILGTL; encoded by the coding sequence ATGGCCGGTATCGACCACGTTGAACTGAAGACACTGAAGGATTTCTACGCGCTCATGGCCGCTTCCCGGAATCTCCGGAGACGGGCCGTGGCCGCGATTCTCGACGGGGACTCGGTCGACCGGGATATCCCCGCCTCCTTGTCCAACCTCCTGGAATCCCTCGAAGCCGTCCCCGAGGAAGAGGGCGGCAAACGGCTGCGCCTTTCCGGCGGACGGACCATCTCCCTGGACATGGGCTACGAGATCGACGAGACGCGCAAGGACCTCTTCTTCCTGGAGGAGGGCGAGGAGACCTTCCTGGAGATGCTGGCCGATTTCCACCCCGGTTTCGACGACCACGTGGCGCGAGGCCGGGAACTGCTGCACAGGGTCGATCTGGACAGCCTGGTCACGGATCGCGACGGCACGGTCAACAACTACTGCGCCCGCTACCTGACCTCGGTCCAGTCGGTCTACAACGCGGTCTTCCTGACCCGCTTCGCCCGCACCCACGTGGACAAGCCGGTCATTCTGACTTCGGCCCCCCTGGACGGGCTGGTCCGGATATCGGTCAACCCGGACGGCGAGTTCTATTACGCAGCGTCCAAGGGCCGCGAGTGCCTGGACCGCGACGGCCGCGTCCGGCGGCTGGACATCTCCCCGGACAAGCAAAAGGCCATGGACGCCCTCAACGCGCGGCTGACCGAGCTGACCGGGCGGCCCGAATACGAAAAGTTCACCCTCATCGGCTCGGGCCTGCAATTCAAGTTCGGGCAGTCCACCGTGGCCCGGCAGGATATCGGCGGGTCCATCGACACGATCGAATCCGAGGCCTTCCTGACCACCCTCGAAGCCCTGGTCGCCGAGTTGGACCCGGACGGACGCAACTTCCGCATCGAGGATACCGGCCTGGACGTGGAGATCATCCTGACCGTGGAGACCGAGGGCGAAGGGCTCAAGGATTTCGACAAGGGCGACGGCGTGAAGTTCCTCAACGGGGAGCTCGGCCTGGGCTTGGCCGACGGGATCGGGCTGATCTGCGGCGATACCGGCTCGGACGTGCCCATGCTTGAGGCCGCCCTGGCCCTGTCGCCGGAAACGCGCGCAATTTTCGTGACCCGCAAGGAGGACCTGGCCGAGCGGGTGACCGGCCTGACCGGCGCGGCGCTCATCGTGCCCGAGCCGGACATGCTCGTGACCATTCTGGGTACCCTGTGA
- a CDS encoding diguanylate cyclase gives MKILIIDDSKATAAQLTEMLLGAGHTDVTDVDTLDLALLTLQRSVAGDTPVDLVLIDLENHDTDGIAAILTLKSHREFEDIPIIAVAPNDGSDELDRAFAAGASDYIVKPVGRTELRARVRSALQLRREMLKRMLRERELERLARKLERMSNQDGLTGLANRRCFDDTLIREWVRNGREDNFLGLLMIDIDHFKAYNDALGHVDGDVCLRGVARAIRDATNRPGDLVARYGGEEFAIILPNTDFDGARVVAENIHANLGRSCISHPNSQVACNVTVSIGVAATVPTCDTTPEHLIQAADRALYQAKQSGRNRTESICLPDPGQVRQ, from the coding sequence ATGAAAATTCTGATTATCGATGATTCCAAAGCCACGGCTGCCCAGTTGACCGAGATGCTGCTGGGCGCGGGCCACACCGACGTGACGGACGTGGATACCCTGGACCTCGCGCTGCTCACCCTGCAACGTTCCGTGGCCGGGGACACGCCCGTGGACCTGGTGCTCATCGATCTCGAAAACCACGACACCGACGGCATCGCCGCCATCCTGACGCTCAAGTCCCACCGCGAGTTCGAGGACATCCCGATCATCGCCGTGGCACCGAACGACGGTTCCGACGAGTTGGACCGCGCCTTCGCGGCCGGGGCCTCGGACTACATCGTCAAGCCCGTGGGCCGCACCGAGCTGCGCGCCCGCGTCCGCTCCGCACTGCAACTGCGCCGCGAGATGCTCAAGCGCATGCTGCGCGAGCGCGAACTGGAACGTCTGGCCCGCAAGCTGGAACGCATGTCCAACCAGGACGGGCTGACCGGCCTGGCCAACCGCCGCTGCTTCGACGACACGCTCATCCGCGAATGGGTGCGCAACGGCCGCGAGGACAACTTTCTGGGGTTGTTGATGATCGACATCGACCATTTCAAGGCCTACAACGACGCGCTGGGCCACGTGGACGGCGACGTCTGCCTGCGCGGAGTGGCCAGGGCCATCCGCGACGCCACCAACCGGCCCGGCGATCTGGTGGCCCGATACGGCGGCGAGGAATTCGCCATCATCCTGCCCAACACCGACTTCGACGGCGCGCGGGTGGTGGCCGAAAACATCCACGCCAACCTGGGCAGATCGTGCATCAGCCACCCCAACTCCCAGGTGGCCTGCAACGTGACCGTGTCCATCGGCGTGGCCGCCACCGTGCCCACCTGCGACACCACCCCGGAACACCTCATCCAGGCCGCCGACCGCGCCCTCTATCAGGCCAAACAGTCCGGCCGGAACCGCACCGAATCCATCTGCCTCCCCGACCCCGGTCAGGTTCGGCAATAG
- a CDS encoding DUF4139 domain-containing protein: MNRSCFPAAPLLAVVLFLLAPLAGAAQAAGSVLAVYNSGQAQVNESRVVTLPEGAAAVVFTDIPSTVDPSSIRATAPDMTVQDVEYAYKPITAGNLLDAYIGKELSVILPDPTDVNARVLRKAKLLANADRPIFAMGKEVYVGSYEALLLPEMPEGLDAEPTLTLTTQSTVAGRKNVALSYLMGGLTWRADYNLTVNQSGRSADLDAWATVTNTSDHAFPGADLRLIAGDVQRAAAPKMVMRANAMMTEGMPMDAASAPAAEESFSQYHVYDPGRYVSIPASGSKQVGLFSAANIPVRTELSSRFRSTPNQRAGKISQSVESALLFTNTEANNLGKPMPAGVVRVFMPESSGAKLLAGEARIGHKAEGEEVRLVIGRAFDVTVERVQTSFQRIGKNVAEVGWKIAVRNGSREPKDIRLLEAMSGQWTVLNADTPYTAEDAGTIVFDLKGVAPSDGKEGTVINYTVRFTN; the protein is encoded by the coding sequence ATGAACCGGTCATGCTTTCCCGCCGCCCCGCTGCTTGCCGTAGTGCTTTTTCTCCTTGCTCCCCTTGCCGGGGCCGCCCAGGCCGCCGGATCGGTGCTGGCCGTGTACAACTCCGGCCAGGCCCAGGTGAACGAATCCCGCGTGGTGACCCTGCCCGAAGGGGCCGCCGCCGTGGTCTTCACCGATATCCCGTCCACCGTCGATCCCTCCTCCATCCGGGCCACGGCACCGGATATGACGGTGCAGGACGTCGAGTACGCCTACAAGCCGATCACCGCGGGCAACCTCCTGGACGCCTATATCGGCAAGGAACTGTCCGTGATCCTGCCGGACCCGACGGACGTCAACGCACGCGTCCTGCGCAAGGCCAAGCTGCTGGCCAACGCGGACCGGCCTATCTTCGCCATGGGCAAGGAGGTCTACGTGGGCTCGTACGAGGCCCTGCTCCTGCCGGAGATGCCCGAGGGGCTCGACGCCGAGCCGACCCTGACCCTGACCACGCAAAGCACGGTTGCCGGGCGCAAGAACGTGGCCCTGAGCTACCTCATGGGCGGCTTGACCTGGCGCGCGGACTACAATCTGACCGTGAACCAGTCCGGCCGGTCCGCCGACCTGGACGCCTGGGCCACGGTAACCAACACCTCGGACCACGCCTTTCCCGGCGCGGACCTGCGCCTCATCGCGGGGGACGTGCAGCGTGCGGCCGCGCCCAAAATGGTCATGCGCGCCAACGCCATGATGACCGAGGGCATGCCCATGGACGCGGCTTCGGCCCCGGCCGCCGAGGAGTCCTTTTCCCAGTACCATGTCTATGATCCGGGCCGGTACGTTTCCATCCCTGCGTCCGGGTCCAAGCAGGTCGGGCTGTTCTCGGCTGCGAACATCCCGGTCAGGACCGAGCTGTCCAGCCGTTTTCGCAGCACCCCGAACCAGCGCGCGGGCAAGATTTCGCAGAGCGTGGAGTCGGCCTTGCTTTTCACCAACACCGAGGCGAACAACCTGGGCAAGCCCATGCCCGCGGGCGTGGTCCGCGTGTTCATGCCCGAATCGAGCGGCGCCAAGCTGCTGGCGGGCGAGGCCCGCATCGGCCACAAGGCCGAGGGCGAGGAGGTCCGGCTGGTCATCGGCCGCGCCTTCGACGTGACCGTCGAGCGCGTGCAGACGAGTTTCCAGCGCATCGGCAAGAACGTGGCCGAGGTAGGCTGGAAGATCGCCGTGCGCAATGGGTCCCGGGAGCCCAAGGACATCAGGCTCCTGGAGGCCATGTCCGGGCAGTGGACCGTGCTGAACGCGGACACACCCTACACGGCCGAGGACGCGGGCACCATCGTCTTCGACCTGAAGGGCGTCGCTCCCTCCGACGGCAAGGAGGGGACGGTGATCAATTACACCGTGCGCTTTACAAACTAA
- a CDS encoding phage regulatory CII family protein — MFEKNLTKKMQDIVLEGHIPAKEVSRVIKKPYSTLLRELNPFDAHAKLGAETMFEIVKATHNISILEFMARELGYTLRPLDGLQGARQGARPRRAREQEATM; from the coding sequence ATGTTCGAGAAGAATCTGACCAAGAAAATGCAGGACATCGTTTTGGAAGGACACATCCCGGCAAAGGAAGTGTCGCGGGTGATCAAGAAGCCGTATTCGACGCTGCTTCGGGAGCTCAATCCCTTTGACGCCCACGCCAAACTCGGGGCCGAAACCATGTTCGAGATCGTCAAGGCGACCCACAACATCTCGATCCTCGAATTCATGGCCCGTGAACTGGGCTACACGCTCAGACCGCTGGACGGACTGCAAGGCGCCAGGCAGGGCGCCAGGCCCCGCCGCGCCCGCGAGCAGGAAGCGACCATGTAA
- a CDS encoding LexA family transcriptional regulator, giving the protein MSNGFEAFFKRLCSETEINNQSQLARELDVGRAAVSLAKRKDSVPARWILDLSARFGLNPLWLEQGKGFPRPEAALAAAAEDGACYEEIPKVRARLCAGGGSFETEGQVEGYYSFRADWLNHRGNPANMVLMEVIGNSMEPEIKEGDMVLIDQSRTDVLSGGIYAVGVEDTVMVKRVERLPGTLVLRSDNVDYSPIHLSGDELDNVRVIGQILWASREYR; this is encoded by the coding sequence ATGAGCAACGGATTTGAAGCGTTTTTCAAACGTCTCTGTTCGGAAACGGAGATCAACAACCAGTCCCAGTTGGCCCGCGAGCTGGACGTGGGGCGGGCCGCGGTGTCCCTGGCCAAGCGCAAGGACTCGGTGCCCGCCCGCTGGATTCTGGACCTGTCCGCCCGGTTCGGGTTGAACCCGCTGTGGCTGGAGCAGGGCAAGGGCTTTCCCCGGCCCGAGGCGGCCCTGGCGGCCGCTGCCGAGGACGGGGCGTGCTACGAGGAGATCCCCAAGGTGCGCGCCCGGCTCTGCGCGGGCGGCGGCTCGTTCGAGACCGAAGGGCAGGTGGAAGGGTACTATTCCTTCCGTGCCGACTGGCTGAACCACCGGGGCAACCCGGCCAACATGGTTCTCATGGAGGTCATCGGCAATTCCATGGAACCGGAGATCAAGGAAGGGGACATGGTCCTCATCGACCAGTCCCGCACCGACGTCCTGTCCGGCGGCATCTACGCCGTGGGCGTGGAGGACACGGTCATGGTCAAGCGCGTGGAACGCCTCCCCGGCACCCTGGTGCTCCGGAGCGACAACGTGGACTATTCGCCCATCCATCTGTCCGGCGACGAGCTCGACAACGTGCGCGTCATCGGCCAGATCCTGTGGGCCTCCAGGGAATACCGCTGA
- a CDS encoding beta-phosphoglucomutase family hydrolase, translated as MAAITLKGVVFDLDGVITRTAKVHAQAWEASFNEFLKLHAEETNTPFEPFDRTSDYQNYVDGKPRFEGVLSFLKSRNIRLDPGTPEDAPGFDTVCAIGNKKNALFQEILKEQGPEVFDSSVALVKELKRNGVLVALATSSRNGMLVLELAGLTDLFDAHVDGVVSAELDLKGKPEPDIFVTAAEKMGLNPGECAVVEDALSGVQAGCAGNFGLTLGVARNIGGEMLKRFGADMVVSDLGEITVDDLMEWFESGMATDEWYLTYHGFEPGDEKLRETLTCVGNGYLGTRGAYECECSSYYFYPGTYISGIFNKTPSDVEGREVWNNDMVNCPNWLPVSFKIGNGEFVSPLSMEILAYSHRLNMREGVMERHMVVRDQVGRITRISSRRVASMAEPHLLALQFDYTPLNYSAKLTFRSSLDGNVSNEGVARYSSLNTRHLNRVGGGKGGEGIYLHMETSHSRYQIVMAAKTRMLEDGKPIEVHKDVVQDRARVSEEICVQVRENHCYGLEKFVYVRTSLDREPGDLREMCQDGLKPVKTFKGVRGPHAKSWKGLWQKADIRIKGDRFVQRVLRLHVYHLLVTASPHNEGRDAGMPARGLSGEAYRGHIFWDEVYILPFFDANFPDISKALLMYRYNRLDAAREYARENGYKGAMFPWQTADDGSEETQEVHYNPEAKSWGPDLSRRQRHVSIAVFVNAWRYVSWTGDQTFLREHGAELMLDIARFWGNIASHDEAGDKYHIDGVMGPDEFHEKLPGSDEPGLRDNAYTNIMVVWLLEKALFILDALPPKIRKQISAYIGLTDQEIAKWRDMTTKLNVIMTEDGIISQFDGYMDLPELDWDSYRQRFYSIHRMDRILKAEGDSPDNYKVAKQADTLMTWYILEPDEVARILRKLGHEIDDPVKLLKDNYDFYEKRTSHGSTLSKVVHAVIAKYIYPSNVAWDWFMEAMDSDIHDTQGGTTVEGIHTGVMAGTLEVIKQDFAGLNLSSTPMKVDPDPPAHWGEMRLSFMWRSIWFDLVIEQDRVNMTAFHQGDKIVPVEIFGQTYELKPGKTVEARRPKAE; from the coding sequence GTGGCAGCTATCACACTCAAGGGCGTCGTTTTCGACCTGGACGGCGTCATCACCCGGACCGCGAAGGTCCACGCCCAGGCGTGGGAAGCCTCGTTCAACGAATTCCTCAAGCTCCATGCCGAGGAGACGAACACCCCGTTCGAACCCTTTGACCGCACCAGCGACTACCAGAATTACGTGGACGGCAAGCCGCGCTTCGAGGGCGTGCTCAGCTTCCTCAAGTCCCGGAACATCCGGCTCGACCCCGGCACCCCCGAGGACGCACCCGGCTTCGACACGGTCTGCGCCATCGGCAACAAGAAGAACGCGCTCTTCCAGGAGATTCTCAAGGAGCAGGGGCCCGAGGTCTTCGACAGCTCCGTGGCCCTGGTCAAGGAACTCAAGCGCAACGGCGTGCTCGTGGCCCTGGCCACCTCCAGCCGCAACGGCATGCTCGTCCTCGAACTGGCCGGGCTGACCGACCTGTTCGACGCCCACGTGGACGGCGTGGTTTCGGCCGAACTCGACCTCAAGGGCAAGCCCGAGCCGGACATCTTCGTCACCGCCGCCGAAAAGATGGGCTTGAACCCCGGCGAGTGCGCCGTGGTGGAGGACGCCCTGTCCGGCGTCCAGGCCGGCTGCGCGGGCAACTTCGGCCTGACGCTCGGCGTGGCCCGGAACATCGGCGGCGAGATGCTGAAGCGTTTCGGGGCCGATATGGTCGTTTCCGACCTGGGCGAGATCACCGTGGACGATCTCATGGAGTGGTTCGAGTCCGGCATGGCCACGGACGAATGGTACCTGACCTACCACGGTTTCGAACCGGGCGACGAAAAGTTGCGCGAGACCCTGACCTGCGTGGGCAACGGCTACCTCGGCACGCGCGGGGCCTACGAGTGCGAGTGCTCGTCCTATTACTTCTATCCCGGCACCTACATCTCCGGCATCTTCAACAAGACCCCCAGCGACGTGGAGGGGCGCGAGGTCTGGAACAATGACATGGTCAACTGCCCCAACTGGCTGCCCGTCTCCTTCAAGATCGGCAACGGCGAGTTCGTCTCGCCCCTGTCCATGGAGATACTCGCCTACTCCCACCGGCTGAACATGCGCGAGGGGGTCATGGAACGTCACATGGTGGTCCGCGACCAGGTGGGGCGCATCACCCGCATCTCCTCCCGGCGCGTGGCCTCCATGGCCGAGCCGCACCTGCTGGCCCTGCAATTCGACTATACCCCGCTCAACTACTCGGCCAAGCTGACCTTCCGCTCGTCGCTCGACGGCAACGTCAGCAACGAGGGCGTGGCCCGCTACTCCAGTCTGAACACCCGTCACCTGAACCGGGTGGGCGGCGGCAAGGGCGGGGAGGGCATCTACCTGCACATGGAGACCTCCCACTCGCGGTACCAGATCGTCATGGCCGCCAAGACCCGCATGCTCGAAGACGGCAAGCCCATCGAGGTGCACAAGGACGTGGTCCAGGACCGGGCCAGGGTGTCCGAGGAAATCTGCGTACAGGTCAGGGAAAACCACTGCTACGGCCTGGAAAAATTCGTCTACGTGCGGACCTCCTTGGATCGCGAACCGGGCGATCTCCGCGAGATGTGTCAGGACGGGCTCAAGCCCGTGAAGACCTTCAAGGGCGTCCGCGGCCCACATGCCAAGTCATGGAAGGGGCTGTGGCAGAAGGCCGACATCCGGATCAAGGGCGACCGCTTCGTCCAGCGGGTGCTCCGGCTGCACGTCTACCACCTGCTGGTTACGGCCAGCCCGCACAACGAGGGCCGCGACGCGGGCATGCCCGCCCGCGGCCTGTCCGGCGAGGCCTACCGGGGCCACATCTTCTGGGACGAAGTCTATATCCTGCCGTTTTTCGACGCCAACTTCCCGGACATCTCCAAGGCGCTGCTGATGTACCGCTACAACCGCCTCGACGCGGCCCGCGAATACGCCCGCGAAAACGGGTACAAGGGGGCCATGTTCCCCTGGCAGACCGCGGACGACGGCAGCGAGGAGACCCAGGAGGTCCATTACAACCCCGAGGCCAAGTCCTGGGGGCCGGACCTGTCCCGCCGCCAGCGGCACGTGTCCATCGCGGTCTTCGTCAATGCCTGGCGCTACGTGTCCTGGACCGGCGACCAGACGTTCCTGCGCGAACACGGCGCGGAACTGATGCTCGATATCGCCCGGTTCTGGGGCAACATCGCCTCCCATGACGAGGCCGGGGACAAGTACCACATCGACGGGGTCATGGGCCCGGACGAGTTCCATGAGAAACTGCCCGGCTCGGACGAGCCCGGCCTGCGCGACAACGCCTACACCAATATCATGGTCGTCTGGCTGCTCGAAAAGGCCCTGTTCATTCTCGACGCCCTGCCGCCCAAAATCCGGAAGCAGATCAGCGCGTACATCGGCTTGACCGACCAGGAAATCGCCAAGTGGCGGGACATGACCACCAAGCTCAACGTGATCATGACCGAGGACGGGATCATCAGCCAGTTCGACGGCTACATGGACCTGCCCGAGCTGGACTGGGACTCCTATCGTCAGCGGTTCTATTCCATCCACCGCATGGATCGCATCCTCAAGGCCGAGGGCGATTCCCCGGACAACTACAAGGTCGCCAAACAGGCCGATACCCTGATGACCTGGTATATCCTCGAACCCGACGAGGTGGCCCGCATCCTGCGCAAGCTCGGCCATGAGATCGATGATCCGGTCAAGCTGCTCAAGGACAACTACGACTTCTACGAGAAGCGGACGAGCCACGGCTCCACCCTGTCCAAGGTGGTTCACGCCGTCATCGCCAAGTACATCTACCCGAGCAACGTGGCCTGGGACTGGTTCATGGAGGCCATGGACTCCGATATCCACGACACCCAGGGCGGGACCACCGTGGAGGGCATTCACACCGGCGTCATGGCCGGGACCCTGGAGGTCATCAAGCAGGACTTCGCCGGGCTCAACCTGTCCTCCACCCCCATGAAGGTGGACCCGGACCCGCCCGCGCACTGGGGCGAGATGCGCCTGTCCTTCATGTGGCGGTCCATCTGGTTCGACCTGGTCATCGAACAGGACCGCGTGAACATGACCGCCTTCCACCAGGGCGACAAGATCGTGCCCGTGGAAATCTTCGGCCAGACTTACGAGCTCAAGCCCGGAAAGACCGTCGAGGCCAGACGGCCCAAGGCGGAGTAG
- the ychF gene encoding redox-regulated ATPase YchF: MSLSIGIVGLPNVGKSTLFNALTKAQNAESANYAFCTIEPNKAVVPVPDARLDVLAGLVKPQRVLNSTVDFVDIAGLVAGASKGEGLGNKFLANIRETQAILHVVRCFDDDDVIHVANSVDPLRDIEIIETELILADVQVLENRIERMEKMLKGDKTLAPKIEAAKQLMAHLDQGLPASTFESDAKALPELLRELRLITAKNVIYCANVDEDGLTGDNDYIAAVRGLAEERGAEFVKISARMEEELVGLEDEDYREFLESYGITESGLDQIIRTGFHTLGLISYFTAGEKEVRAWTIHNGDKAPRAAGVIHTDFERGFIRAEVISYDNFVKHGSEAKCRSEGVLRVEGKEYVMKDGDVVHFLFNV, from the coding sequence ATGTCGCTGAGTATAGGTATTGTCGGACTGCCCAACGTGGGCAAGTCCACGTTGTTCAACGCGCTGACCAAGGCCCAGAACGCCGAGAGCGCGAACTATGCGTTTTGCACCATCGAGCCGAACAAGGCGGTGGTCCCGGTGCCGGACGCCCGGCTGGACGTGCTGGCCGGTCTGGTCAAGCCGCAGCGGGTGCTGAATTCCACCGTGGATTTCGTGGACATCGCGGGTCTGGTGGCGGGCGCGAGCAAGGGCGAGGGGCTGGGCAACAAGTTTCTGGCCAACATACGCGAGACCCAGGCCATCCTGCACGTGGTCCGCTGCTTCGACGATGACGACGTCATCCACGTGGCCAACTCCGTGGACCCGCTGCGGGACATCGAGATCATCGAGACCGAGCTGATCCTGGCCGACGTCCAGGTGCTCGAAAACCGCATCGAGCGCATGGAAAAGATGCTCAAGGGCGACAAGACCCTGGCCCCGAAGATCGAGGCCGCCAAACAGCTCATGGCCCACCTGGACCAGGGGCTGCCCGCGTCCACCTTCGAGAGCGATGCAAAGGCCCTGCCCGAGCTGCTCAGGGAGCTACGGCTGATCACGGCCAAGAACGTCATCTACTGCGCCAACGTGGACGAGGACGGCCTGACCGGGGACAACGACTACATCGCGGCCGTGCGCGGCCTGGCCGAAGAGCGCGGTGCCGAATTCGTCAAGATTTCCGCACGGATGGAAGAGGAACTTGTGGGGCTGGAAGACGAGGACTACCGGGAATTCCTGGAGTCCTACGGCATCACCGAGTCCGGCCTGGACCAGATCATCCGTACCGGCTTCCACACCCTCGGGCTGATCAGCTACTTCACCGCCGGTGAAAAGGAGGTCCGCGCCTGGACCATCCACAACGGCGACAAGGCCCCGCGCGCCGCGGGCGTCATCCACACCGATTTCGAACGCGGCTTCATCCGCGCCGAGGTCATCTCCTACGACAACTTCGTCAAACACGGCTCCGAAGCCAAATGCCGCAGCGAAGGCGTGCTCCGCGTCGAAGGCAAAGAGTACGTCATGAAGGACGGCGACGTGGTCCACTTCCTGTTCAACGTTTAG
- a CDS encoding class II fructose-bisphosphate aldolase encodes MSQDTFKKALAVGRPPNVVKNFPNSQALIVSGKVVDRAMRAKGHCMTIAANGRNIFVIEGALKAAQQANAAIIIEIARSESTYCPTTLWNVARRVDYLCNKLGIIVPVAVHADHYFMKKWDDVAEAKAEIPSVFDSGVTSIAIDASHMTDDLNLLGNLAVSPTIPAWAGYETEIGEIKGEFGLSSPVEAKYLIQGLNAHGLCPDWIALNNGTTHGIEASGEGIQVDLTAEIHEALKPYGTSGAQHGTSGNDSARLREIAAKTATTKANVATALQMISWGVKVNDFGNAIMDGDQFAKVSGQGVEDALWDEMVAYADANGIKGGNYKKLNLIFERRWLGQSESVRERMAGAVQDFVYDLLTNVFNAKDTAPIAQDLILEAGSYDLGPKAEQFEDPAQWTEEKIKAQAAAIDTDKGPHGNFDD; translated from the coding sequence ATGTCCCAGGATACATTCAAAAAAGCACTCGCCGTCGGCCGCCCGCCGAACGTCGTCAAGAATTTCCCCAACTCGCAGGCGCTCATCGTCAGCGGCAAGGTCGTGGACCGGGCCATGCGCGCCAAGGGCCACTGCATGACCATCGCGGCCAACGGCCGGAACATCTTCGTCATCGAAGGCGCGCTCAAGGCCGCCCAACAGGCCAATGCCGCCATCATCATCGAGATCGCCCGCTCCGAGTCCACCTACTGCCCGACCACCCTGTGGAACGTGGCCCGCCGCGTGGACTATCTGTGCAACAAGCTCGGCATCATCGTGCCCGTGGCCGTGCACGCCGACCACTACTTCATGAAGAAATGGGACGACGTGGCCGAGGCCAAAGCCGAAATCCCGTCCGTGTTCGACTCGGGCGTGACCTCCATCGCCATCGATGCCTCGCACATGACCGACGACCTCAACCTGCTCGGCAACTTGGCCGTGTCCCCGACCATCCCGGCCTGGGCCGGATACGAGACCGAGATCGGCGAGATCAAGGGCGAGTTCGGCCTGTCCAGCCCGGTGGAGGCCAAGTACCTCATCCAGGGCCTCAACGCCCACGGCCTGTGCCCGGACTGGATCGCCCTGAACAACGGCACCACCCACGGCATCGAAGCCTCGGGCGAAGGCATCCAGGTCGACCTGACCGCCGAAATCCACGAGGCCCTCAAGCCCTATGGCACCTCCGGCGCGCAGCACGGCACCTCGGGCAACGACTCCGCCCGCCTGCGCGAAATCGCCGCCAAGACCGCCACCACCAAGGCCAACGTGGCCACCGCCCTGCAGATGATCTCCTGGGGCGTCAAGGTCAACGACTTCGGCAACGCCATCATGGACGGCGACCAGTTCGCCAAGGTCTCCGGCCAGGGCGTGGAAGACGCCCTCTGGGACGAGATGGTCGCCTACGCCGACGCCAACGGCATCAAGGGCGGCAACTACAAGAAGCTCAACCTCATCTTCGAGCGCCGCTGGCTCGGCCAGAGCGAGTCCGTGCGCGAGCGCATGGCCGGGGCCGTCCAGGACTTCGTCTATGACCTGCTGACCAACGTGTTCAACGCCAAGGACACCGCGCCCATCGCCCAGGACCTCATCCTCGAAGCGGGCTCCTACGACCTCGGCCCCAAGGCCGAACAGTTCGAAGACCCCGCCCAGTGGACCGAAGAAAAAATCAAGGCCCAGGCTGCCGCCATCGACACCGACAAGGGCCCCCACGGCAACTTCGACGACTAA